The genomic stretch GCAGCGTGCGACATGCAGAACCCCATCGATGAGAGGTTCATTCGCACAATGAACACGCCTATCATGGAGCACACGACAGAAGCAAGTGAAGCCCCGATGATCGTGTTCATCACTATACCCGGCGGCAGCATCATCTAAGCCTCAGCGAATGCATCTCTGAACGTCCTGGAGGAGAGCATCTCGTCAGGATGCGCATCTCCGATGAGCCGCCCGTCCTTCAGCAGCAGTATCCTGTCGCAGATATCGGACACGTGAGCTGTGTCGTGTATGACCATGACAGTCGTCAGCCCATACTTCGTATGAAGAGTGCATATCTTCTTCGATACATCTTCCACAGCTCTGCAGTCCAGGTTCGAGTAGGGCTCATCCAAAAGCAGTATCCTGGGCCTCTTCGCGAGCAGCCTGGCCAGAAGCACCCTCTGCGTCTGGCCTCCTGAGAGCTTTCCTATCGGCCGGTCCCAGAGATGATCTATATCCATGAATTTTGCAGCCTCATGCGCTATCTGCCAATCCTCCCTCCCCGGCCTTCGCAGGATGCCGATCTTCCCGAACCTCCCCATCACAACGACATCTCTCACTAGATACGGTGTGTCCTCGGGAAACGTTTTGGCCTGAAGCATGTAGCCTATATCCTTTCTGATCTCAGGGCCGTGCCTCCGGGCGTCCCTTCCGAATACCTCGACCCTGCCGGTCGATGGGAGTATTCCATTTATCGTCTCGAGGAGCGTGGTCTTGCCGGCGCCGTTGGGTCCCATGACGCATACCATCTCTCCCCTGCTGATGGAGAGCGTGATTCCCTTCAGGGTGGAGTTCCTCTCGCCATCGTAGAATGTGTGCACGTTCTCGAGCCGGATCAGC from Methanothrix sp. encodes the following:
- a CDS encoding ABC transporter ATP-binding protein; protein product: MLIRLENVHTFYDGERNSTLKGITLSISRGEMVCVMGPNGAGKTTLLETINGILPSTGRVEVFGRDARRHGPEIRKDIGYMLQAKTFPEDTPYLVRDVVVMGRFGKIGILRRPGREDWQIAHEAAKFMDIDHLWDRPIGKLSGGQTQRVLLARLLAKRPRILLLDEPYSNLDCRAVEDVSKKICTLHTKYGLTTVMVIHDTAHVSDICDRILLLKDGRLIGDAHPDEMLSSRTFRDAFAEA